One Chanodichthys erythropterus isolate Z2021 chromosome 10, ASM2448905v1, whole genome shotgun sequence DNA segment encodes these proteins:
- the fbxw11b gene encoding F-box and WD repeat domain-containing 11-B isoform X3 yields MEPEMEDKTLELMNTSVMDSQTADRSPKITVFKPIFICPQVTNGPLTGSRKRPSEGNYEKEKDVCIQLFDQWSEADQVEFVEHLISRMCHYQHGHINSYLKPMLQRDFITALPAQGLDHIAENILSFLDARSLCSAELVCKEWQRVISEGMLWKKLIERMVRTDPLWKGLSERHQWEKYLFKNRTTEVPPNSYYRSLYPKIIQDIETIEANWRCGRHNLQRIQCRSENSKGVYCLQYDDEKIISGLRDNSIKIWDKQTLECLKILTGHTGSVLCLQYDERVIVTGSSDSTVRVWDVNSGEVLNTLIHHNEAVLHLRFCNGLMVTCSKDRSIAVWDMASPTDISLRRVLVGHRAAVNVVDFDDKYIVSASGDRTIKVWSTSTCEFVRTLNGHKRGIACLQYRDRLVVSGSSDNTIRLWDIECGACLRVLEGHEELVRCIRFDNKRIVSGAYDGKIKVWDLQAALDPRAPASTLCLRTLVEHSGRVFRLQFDEFQIISSSHDDTILIWDFLNVSTNGQTEGRSPSRTYTYISR; encoded by the exons ATGGAGCCGGAGATGGAGGACAAAACCTTAGAGCTGATG aacacctCTGTCATGGACTCGCAGACTGCAGACCGCTCCCCAAAGATCACAGTGTTCAAG CCTATCTTTATCTGTCCTCAGGTGACTAATGGACCCTTGACAGGCTCTAGGAAGCGGCCATCGGAAGGAAATTACGAGAAGGAGAAAGACGTGTGCATCCAGCTCTTTGATCAGTGGTCTGAAGCAGACCAAGTGGAGTTTGTGGAACACCTGATCTCACGCATGTGCCATTACCAACACGGCCACATAAACTCCTACCTCAAACCCATGCTCCAAAGGGACTTCATTACGGCACTGCCAG CTCAGGGTCTGGATCATATAGCGGAGAATATCTTGTCTTTCCTGGACGCACGCTCGCTGTGTTCGGCTGAGCTGGTGTGTAAGGAATGGCAGCGTGTGATTTCCGAAGGCATGTTGTGGAAGAAGCTAATCGAGAGGATGGTTCGGACAGACCCGCTGTGGAAAGGCCTTTCAGAGAGACACCAGTG GGAAAAATACCTGTTCAAGAACCGCACAACAGAAGTTCCTCCAAACTCATACTACCGCTCTCTTTATCCGAAAATCATTCAGGACATCGAG ACCATCGAGGCGAACTGGAGGTGTGGCCGACATAACCTGCAGAGGATCCAGTGTAGGTCGGAGAACAGCAAAGGTGTTTACTGCCTCCAGTATGACGATGAAAAGATCATCAGCGGACTTCGAGATAACTCCATCAAG atATGGGATAAACAGACTCTGGAGTGTTTGAAGATCCTGACAGGGCACACGGGCTCTGTGCTGTGTCTGCAGTATGATGAGAGAGTCATTGTTACCGGCTCCTCTGATTCCACTGTCAG AGTTTGGGATGTGAACTCGGGGGAGGTTCTGAACACTCTGATCCATCACAACGAGGCCGTGCTCCACCTGCGATTCTGTAACGGGTTGATGGTCACCTGCTCGAAGGATCGCTCCATCGCCGTGTGGGACATGGCCTCTCCCACGGACATCAGTCTCCGCCGAGTCCTCGTCGGACACAGGGCCGCCGTCAATGTTGTCGACTTTGACGACAAGTACATTGTCTCTGCCTCTGGTGATCGGACCATAAAG GTGTGGAGTACAAGCACCTGTGAGTTTGTTCGGACACTAAACGGTCATAAGCGAGGAATCGCCTGCCTACAGTACAGAGACAGACTCGTGGTCAGTGGCTCCTCAGACAACACCATCAG GCTGTGGGATATTGAGTGTGGAGCATGTTTGCGGGTTTTGGAAGGGCACGAGGAGCTTGTTCGCTGTATTCGATTTGATAACAAGCGGATTGTGAGTGGAGCGTATGACGG tAAAATTAAAGTGTGGGACCTACAAGCTGCTCTCGACCCACGAGCCCCAGCCAGCACTCTGTGTCTACGTACACTAGTG GAACATTCTGGCCGAGTGTTCCGGCTCCAATTCGATGAGTTCCAGATCATCAGCAGCTCCCACGATGACACTATCCTTATCTGGGACTTCCTCAACGTGTCAACCAACGGGCAGACGGAAGGACGATCGCCGTCCCGCACGTATACCTATATATCCAGATAG
- the fbxw11b gene encoding F-box and WD repeat domain-containing 11-B isoform X2, whose protein sequence is MEPEMEDKTLELMNTSVMDSQTADRSPKITVFKVTNGPLTGSRKRPSEGNYEKEKDVCIQLFDQWSEADQVEFVEHLISRMCHYQHGHINSYLKPMLQRDFITALPAQGLDHIAENILSFLDARSLCSAELVCKEWQRVISEGMLWKKLIERMVRTDPLWKGLSERHQWEKYLFKNRTTEVPPNSYYRSLYPKIIQDIETIEANWRCGRHNLQRIQCRSENSKGVYCLQYDDEKIISGLRDNSIKIWDKQTLECLKILTGHTGSVLCLQYDERVIVTGSSDSTVRVWDVNSGEVLNTLIHHNEAVLHLRFCNGLMVTCSKDRSIAVWDMASPTDISLRRVLVGHRAAVNVVDFDDKYIVSASGDRTIKVWSTSTCEFVRTLNGHKRGIACLQYRDRLVVSGSSDNTIRLWDIECGACLRVLEGHEELVRCIRFDNKRIVSGAYDGKIKVWDLQAALDPRAPASTLCLRTLVQRCRFNNSLSAYRNILAECSGSNSMSSRSSAAPTMTLSLSGTSSTCQPTGRRKDDRRPARIPIYPDSREALVACGVCASVCGDCLGDPVYVEVCQDQRSRNATTAPPSPSPSSLHLSVLFLPPLRSF, encoded by the exons ATGGAGCCGGAGATGGAGGACAAAACCTTAGAGCTGATG aacacctCTGTCATGGACTCGCAGACTGCAGACCGCTCCCCAAAGATCACAGTGTTCAAG GTGACTAATGGACCCTTGACAGGCTCTAGGAAGCGGCCATCGGAAGGAAATTACGAGAAGGAGAAAGACGTGTGCATCCAGCTCTTTGATCAGTGGTCTGAAGCAGACCAAGTGGAGTTTGTGGAACACCTGATCTCACGCATGTGCCATTACCAACACGGCCACATAAACTCCTACCTCAAACCCATGCTCCAAAGGGACTTCATTACGGCACTGCCAG CTCAGGGTCTGGATCATATAGCGGAGAATATCTTGTCTTTCCTGGACGCACGCTCGCTGTGTTCGGCTGAGCTGGTGTGTAAGGAATGGCAGCGTGTGATTTCCGAAGGCATGTTGTGGAAGAAGCTAATCGAGAGGATGGTTCGGACAGACCCGCTGTGGAAAGGCCTTTCAGAGAGACACCAGTG GGAAAAATACCTGTTCAAGAACCGCACAACAGAAGTTCCTCCAAACTCATACTACCGCTCTCTTTATCCGAAAATCATTCAGGACATCGAG ACCATCGAGGCGAACTGGAGGTGTGGCCGACATAACCTGCAGAGGATCCAGTGTAGGTCGGAGAACAGCAAAGGTGTTTACTGCCTCCAGTATGACGATGAAAAGATCATCAGCGGACTTCGAGATAACTCCATCAAG atATGGGATAAACAGACTCTGGAGTGTTTGAAGATCCTGACAGGGCACACGGGCTCTGTGCTGTGTCTGCAGTATGATGAGAGAGTCATTGTTACCGGCTCCTCTGATTCCACTGTCAG AGTTTGGGATGTGAACTCGGGGGAGGTTCTGAACACTCTGATCCATCACAACGAGGCCGTGCTCCACCTGCGATTCTGTAACGGGTTGATGGTCACCTGCTCGAAGGATCGCTCCATCGCCGTGTGGGACATGGCCTCTCCCACGGACATCAGTCTCCGCCGAGTCCTCGTCGGACACAGGGCCGCCGTCAATGTTGTCGACTTTGACGACAAGTACATTGTCTCTGCCTCTGGTGATCGGACCATAAAG GTGTGGAGTACAAGCACCTGTGAGTTTGTTCGGACACTAAACGGTCATAAGCGAGGAATCGCCTGCCTACAGTACAGAGACAGACTCGTGGTCAGTGGCTCCTCAGACAACACCATCAG GCTGTGGGATATTGAGTGTGGAGCATGTTTGCGGGTTTTGGAAGGGCACGAGGAGCTTGTTCGCTGTATTCGATTTGATAACAAGCGGATTGTGAGTGGAGCGTATGACGG tAAAATTAAAGTGTGGGACCTACAAGCTGCTCTCGACCCACGAGCCCCAGCCAGCACTCTGTGTCTACGTACACTAGTG CAGCGATGTCGCTTCAATAATAGTCTGTCTGCGTATAGGAACATTCTGGCCGAGTGTTCCGGCTCCAATTCGATGAGTTCCAGATCATCAGCAGCTCCCACGATGACACTATCCTTATCTGGGACTTCCTCAACGTGTCAACCAACGGGCAGACGGAAGGACGATCGCCGTCCCGCACGTATACCTATATATCCAGATAGCAG GGAAGCTCTGGTGGCGTGCggagtgtgtgcgagtgtgtgtgggGACTGTTTGGGTGACCCAGTCTATGTGGAAGTGTGCCAGGATCAAAGGTCGAGGAACGCCACCACCGCCCCCCCCTCCCCTTCACCCTCCTCTCTCCATCTGTCCGTTTTATTTCTCCCCCCTCTTCGGTCATTTTGA
- the fbxw11b gene encoding F-box and WD repeat domain-containing 11-B isoform X4 encodes MEPEMEDKTLELMNTSVMDSQTADRSPKITVFKVTNGPLTGSRKRPSEGNYEKEKDVCIQLFDQWSEADQVEFVEHLISRMCHYQHGHINSYLKPMLQRDFITALPAQGLDHIAENILSFLDARSLCSAELVCKEWQRVISEGMLWKKLIERMVRTDPLWKGLSERHQWEKYLFKNRTTEVPPNSYYRSLYPKIIQDIETIEANWRCGRHNLQRIQCRSENSKGVYCLQYDDEKIISGLRDNSIKIWDKQTLECLKILTGHTGSVLCLQYDERVIVTGSSDSTVRVWDVNSGEVLNTLIHHNEAVLHLRFCNGLMVTCSKDRSIAVWDMASPTDISLRRVLVGHRAAVNVVDFDDKYIVSASGDRTIKVWSTSTCEFVRTLNGHKRGIACLQYRDRLVVSGSSDNTIRLWDIECGACLRVLEGHEELVRCIRFDNKRIVSGAYDGKIKVWDLQAALDPRAPASTLCLRTLVEHSGRVFRLQFDEFQIISSSHDDTILIWDFLNVSTNGQTEGRSPSRTYTYISR; translated from the exons ATGGAGCCGGAGATGGAGGACAAAACCTTAGAGCTGATG aacacctCTGTCATGGACTCGCAGACTGCAGACCGCTCCCCAAAGATCACAGTGTTCAAG GTGACTAATGGACCCTTGACAGGCTCTAGGAAGCGGCCATCGGAAGGAAATTACGAGAAGGAGAAAGACGTGTGCATCCAGCTCTTTGATCAGTGGTCTGAAGCAGACCAAGTGGAGTTTGTGGAACACCTGATCTCACGCATGTGCCATTACCAACACGGCCACATAAACTCCTACCTCAAACCCATGCTCCAAAGGGACTTCATTACGGCACTGCCAG CTCAGGGTCTGGATCATATAGCGGAGAATATCTTGTCTTTCCTGGACGCACGCTCGCTGTGTTCGGCTGAGCTGGTGTGTAAGGAATGGCAGCGTGTGATTTCCGAAGGCATGTTGTGGAAGAAGCTAATCGAGAGGATGGTTCGGACAGACCCGCTGTGGAAAGGCCTTTCAGAGAGACACCAGTG GGAAAAATACCTGTTCAAGAACCGCACAACAGAAGTTCCTCCAAACTCATACTACCGCTCTCTTTATCCGAAAATCATTCAGGACATCGAG ACCATCGAGGCGAACTGGAGGTGTGGCCGACATAACCTGCAGAGGATCCAGTGTAGGTCGGAGAACAGCAAAGGTGTTTACTGCCTCCAGTATGACGATGAAAAGATCATCAGCGGACTTCGAGATAACTCCATCAAG atATGGGATAAACAGACTCTGGAGTGTTTGAAGATCCTGACAGGGCACACGGGCTCTGTGCTGTGTCTGCAGTATGATGAGAGAGTCATTGTTACCGGCTCCTCTGATTCCACTGTCAG AGTTTGGGATGTGAACTCGGGGGAGGTTCTGAACACTCTGATCCATCACAACGAGGCCGTGCTCCACCTGCGATTCTGTAACGGGTTGATGGTCACCTGCTCGAAGGATCGCTCCATCGCCGTGTGGGACATGGCCTCTCCCACGGACATCAGTCTCCGCCGAGTCCTCGTCGGACACAGGGCCGCCGTCAATGTTGTCGACTTTGACGACAAGTACATTGTCTCTGCCTCTGGTGATCGGACCATAAAG GTGTGGAGTACAAGCACCTGTGAGTTTGTTCGGACACTAAACGGTCATAAGCGAGGAATCGCCTGCCTACAGTACAGAGACAGACTCGTGGTCAGTGGCTCCTCAGACAACACCATCAG GCTGTGGGATATTGAGTGTGGAGCATGTTTGCGGGTTTTGGAAGGGCACGAGGAGCTTGTTCGCTGTATTCGATTTGATAACAAGCGGATTGTGAGTGGAGCGTATGACGG tAAAATTAAAGTGTGGGACCTACAAGCTGCTCTCGACCCACGAGCCCCAGCCAGCACTCTGTGTCTACGTACACTAGTG GAACATTCTGGCCGAGTGTTCCGGCTCCAATTCGATGAGTTCCAGATCATCAGCAGCTCCCACGATGACACTATCCTTATCTGGGACTTCCTCAACGTGTCAACCAACGGGCAGACGGAAGGACGATCGCCGTCCCGCACGTATACCTATATATCCAGATAG
- the fgf18b gene encoding fibroblast growth factor 18b: MGGGPEVQTLKDKEQRNAVFKTIASKISLSGVIEALERCSPSCPLLSCCKFHDDLWLTPVFVQVLAVENVNFGVHVENQTGVRDGLSRKHHRVYQLYSRTSGKHIQVLGKKITAMGEDGDKYAQLVVEADTFGSQVRIRGKETNYYLCMNRKGKLVGKKDSSVNGGCVFIEIMLENNYTAWMSARYVGWYVGFTKRGRPRRGPNTLPNQRDVHFMKRFPPGEQPDLQPCSFTTVSKRSKRVQQTSTAPPPLP, translated from the exons TTTTTAAAACCATCGCCTCAAAGATCTCACTGTCCGGGGTGATTGAAGCGCTGGAGCGATGCAGTCCATCCTGTCCTCTGCTGTCGTGCTGTAAGTTTCACGA TGATTTGTGGCTGACTCCTGTGTTTGTGCAGGTGTTAGCAGTGGAAAATGTTAACTTTGGAGTTCACGTAGAGAATCAGACAGGGGTGCGGGATGGCCTGAGCCGGAAGCACCATCGGGTTTACCAACTATACAGCCGGACCAGTGGAAAACACATCCAGGTGCTCGGCAAGAAAATCACTGCCATGGGAGAGGATGGGGACAAATATG CCCAGCTTGTGGTGGAGGCTGACACCTTTGGGAGTCAAGTGAGAATACGAGGGAAGGAGACAAACTACTATTTGTGCATGAACCGTAAGGGGAAGCTTGTGGGGAAG aaagACAGCAGCGTAAACGGAGGCTGCGTTTTCATCGAGATAATGCTTGAGAATAACTACACTGCTTGGATGTCAGCGCGCTACGTAGGCTGGTACGTGGGCTTCACCAAAAGGGGCCGACCGCGCAGGGGACCAAACACGTTACCCAACCAGCGAGACGTGCATTTCATGAAACGCTTCCCTCCAGGAGAGCAGCCCGACCTGCAGCCCTGCAGCTTTACCACAGTCAGCAAGAGGAGCAAAAGAGTCCAGCAGACCTCCACTGCTCCTCCACCACTCCCATAA
- the fbxw11b gene encoding F-box and WD repeat domain-containing 11-B isoform X1, whose amino-acid sequence MEPEMEDKTLELMNTSVMDSQTADRSPKITVFKPIFICPQVTNGPLTGSRKRPSEGNYEKEKDVCIQLFDQWSEADQVEFVEHLISRMCHYQHGHINSYLKPMLQRDFITALPAQGLDHIAENILSFLDARSLCSAELVCKEWQRVISEGMLWKKLIERMVRTDPLWKGLSERHQWEKYLFKNRTTEVPPNSYYRSLYPKIIQDIETIEANWRCGRHNLQRIQCRSENSKGVYCLQYDDEKIISGLRDNSIKIWDKQTLECLKILTGHTGSVLCLQYDERVIVTGSSDSTVRVWDVNSGEVLNTLIHHNEAVLHLRFCNGLMVTCSKDRSIAVWDMASPTDISLRRVLVGHRAAVNVVDFDDKYIVSASGDRTIKVWSTSTCEFVRTLNGHKRGIACLQYRDRLVVSGSSDNTIRLWDIECGACLRVLEGHEELVRCIRFDNKRIVSGAYDGKIKVWDLQAALDPRAPASTLCLRTLVQRCRFNNSLSAYRNILAECSGSNSMSSRSSAAPTMTLSLSGTSSTCQPTGRRKDDRRPARIPIYPDSREALVACGVCASVCGDCLGDPVYVEVCQDQRSRNATTAPPSPSPSSLHLSVLFLPPLRSF is encoded by the exons ATGGAGCCGGAGATGGAGGACAAAACCTTAGAGCTGATG aacacctCTGTCATGGACTCGCAGACTGCAGACCGCTCCCCAAAGATCACAGTGTTCAAG CCTATCTTTATCTGTCCTCAGGTGACTAATGGACCCTTGACAGGCTCTAGGAAGCGGCCATCGGAAGGAAATTACGAGAAGGAGAAAGACGTGTGCATCCAGCTCTTTGATCAGTGGTCTGAAGCAGACCAAGTGGAGTTTGTGGAACACCTGATCTCACGCATGTGCCATTACCAACACGGCCACATAAACTCCTACCTCAAACCCATGCTCCAAAGGGACTTCATTACGGCACTGCCAG CTCAGGGTCTGGATCATATAGCGGAGAATATCTTGTCTTTCCTGGACGCACGCTCGCTGTGTTCGGCTGAGCTGGTGTGTAAGGAATGGCAGCGTGTGATTTCCGAAGGCATGTTGTGGAAGAAGCTAATCGAGAGGATGGTTCGGACAGACCCGCTGTGGAAAGGCCTTTCAGAGAGACACCAGTG GGAAAAATACCTGTTCAAGAACCGCACAACAGAAGTTCCTCCAAACTCATACTACCGCTCTCTTTATCCGAAAATCATTCAGGACATCGAG ACCATCGAGGCGAACTGGAGGTGTGGCCGACATAACCTGCAGAGGATCCAGTGTAGGTCGGAGAACAGCAAAGGTGTTTACTGCCTCCAGTATGACGATGAAAAGATCATCAGCGGACTTCGAGATAACTCCATCAAG atATGGGATAAACAGACTCTGGAGTGTTTGAAGATCCTGACAGGGCACACGGGCTCTGTGCTGTGTCTGCAGTATGATGAGAGAGTCATTGTTACCGGCTCCTCTGATTCCACTGTCAG AGTTTGGGATGTGAACTCGGGGGAGGTTCTGAACACTCTGATCCATCACAACGAGGCCGTGCTCCACCTGCGATTCTGTAACGGGTTGATGGTCACCTGCTCGAAGGATCGCTCCATCGCCGTGTGGGACATGGCCTCTCCCACGGACATCAGTCTCCGCCGAGTCCTCGTCGGACACAGGGCCGCCGTCAATGTTGTCGACTTTGACGACAAGTACATTGTCTCTGCCTCTGGTGATCGGACCATAAAG GTGTGGAGTACAAGCACCTGTGAGTTTGTTCGGACACTAAACGGTCATAAGCGAGGAATCGCCTGCCTACAGTACAGAGACAGACTCGTGGTCAGTGGCTCCTCAGACAACACCATCAG GCTGTGGGATATTGAGTGTGGAGCATGTTTGCGGGTTTTGGAAGGGCACGAGGAGCTTGTTCGCTGTATTCGATTTGATAACAAGCGGATTGTGAGTGGAGCGTATGACGG tAAAATTAAAGTGTGGGACCTACAAGCTGCTCTCGACCCACGAGCCCCAGCCAGCACTCTGTGTCTACGTACACTAGTG CAGCGATGTCGCTTCAATAATAGTCTGTCTGCGTATAGGAACATTCTGGCCGAGTGTTCCGGCTCCAATTCGATGAGTTCCAGATCATCAGCAGCTCCCACGATGACACTATCCTTATCTGGGACTTCCTCAACGTGTCAACCAACGGGCAGACGGAAGGACGATCGCCGTCCCGCACGTATACCTATATATCCAGATAGCAG GGAAGCTCTGGTGGCGTGCggagtgtgtgcgagtgtgtgtgggGACTGTTTGGGTGACCCAGTCTATGTGGAAGTGTGCCAGGATCAAAGGTCGAGGAACGCCACCACCGCCCCCCCCTCCCCTTCACCCTCCTCTCTCCATCTGTCCGTTTTATTTCTCCCCCCTCTTCGGTCATTTTGA